A genome region from Thermoplasmatales archaeon includes the following:
- a CDS encoding DUF4162 domain-containing protein has translation LLTTHYMEEADKLCDKVAIMNRGKIIKADTPAKLKRELKADTIKVKVERPREFVEKVQGLPGVKEAYNTQDIVKLLVERGENLIPEIVNFATQKNFNIRSVELEHPTLEDVFIKYTGNKITET, from the coding sequence CTACTCACAACACACTATATGGAAGAAGCCGACAAACTCTGCGACAAAGTAGCCATAATGAACCGTGGAAAAATCATAAAAGCAGACACACCAGCAAAACTCAAAAGAGAACTAAAAGCAGACACAATAAAAGTAAAGGTAGAAAGGCCCAGGGAATTTGTAGAGAAAGTCCAAGGATTACCTGGGGTGAAAGAAGCTTACAACACACAGGATATAGTGAAATTGTTAGTAGAGAGGGGTGAAAACCTCATACCGGAGATAGTGAACTTCGCAACACAAAAAAATTTCAACATAAGATCAGTAGAACTGGAACATCCAACACTAGAAGATGTATTCATAAAATACACAGGAAACAAAATAACAGAA